The Faecalibacterium sp. I3-3-89 sequence TGCGGCGCGACCTCCGTTGTGGACGAGGAAGCCCTGCTGGATGGCGAGCCTGTCTGCCCCAACTGCGGCAAGCCGCTGGACTTTGAGGTGACGGAGGAGTAAGCTCCGCCGCCGTTTCGGAAAACACAAGCCAAAAAGCGCCCCCGGAACTTTTTCAAGCTCCGGGGGCGCTTTGCTTATCTTATAAGGTACGGAGAGGCGGCTTACATCTTCTCAGGGACATTGATCTTGAACATGGTCAGTGCGTTGAAGATGACATTCTTGACGCCGATGCAGAGGGCCAGACGGGCCTGCTGGACGGCGGGGTCTGCGCCCTGAATGCGGCAGCTGCCGTAGAAGCGGTGGAAGGCGCTGGCGAGGTCGATGACGAAGCGGTTGATGCGGCTGGGGTCGTACTTCTCGGCGGCCATGACGATCTCCTGCGGGTAGGCGGCCAGCATCCGGATGAGGTCCATCTCAGACGGCTCGGTCAGCAGGGTGGCATCGATCTGCTCCGCGCCTGCGAAGGCCACGCCCTCGCTCTCCATCTTCTTGAGGATGGAGCAGATGCGGGCGTGTGCGTACTGGACGTAGTAGACCGGGTTGTCGTTGTCGGTCTTGACGGCCTGATCGAGGTCGAAGTCGATGCCGCTGCCGGCGTCGTGCATATTGAACAGGAAGCGGGCGCTGTCGATGGGCACCTCTTCCAGCAGGTCGGTCAGGGTGATGGCATTGCCGGTGCGCTTGGACATACGGACGGGCTGGCCGTCCCGCATCAGGTTGACCATCTGCATCAGGACGACGTCGAGGTCCTCGCCGTGGAGGCCGATGGCGTCCATAGCGCCCTTCATGCGGGCGACATGGCCGTGGTGGTCTGCACCCCAGACGTCGATGGCCTTGGCAAAGCCGCGGGTGGCCAGCTTGTTGTAGTGGTAGGCGATGTCGGCGGCAAAGTAGGTGGGGATGCCGTTGGCGCGGACGAGGACCTCGTCCTTGGCCTCCTCCTCGGTGCCGTCGTCGGTCTTCTTCTTGTTGACGGTGCCGTACTTGGCGGCGTACTGGGCGCTGCGGTACATCACAGCGCCGTCCTCGGCCTTATAGCAGGCCCCCAGCTCCAGCAGCTTGTCCACCACGGCCAGCACAGCGCCGGACTCGTGGAGGGTGCTCTCGTGGAACCAGACGTCGTAGTCGATGCGGTACTTGCCGAGGTCGCGCTTGAGGGCAGCGATGTTCTTGGGCAGGGCGTAGGCCACGAGGGCGTCCTTGAGGGCGGCGAAGGCCTCGCTCTCAAAGAGGGTCTCCTCGTCCATCCCCTTGCAGGCAGCGACGTACTTGTCACCGTTCTGCTCGGCAAACTCACCGGCCAGAACCTTGATGTCACCGCCCTGATAGCACTCGGCGGGCAGGGGATAGGCCTCCTCGCCGCAGTACTGCTGGAGATAGCGGACGGCGAGGCTCTTGCCGAACTTCTGGATCTGGTTGCCCGCGTCATTGATATAGAACTCGCGGGTCACGTCGTAGCCCGACCAGTCGAGGACAGCGGCCAGACAGTCGCCCAGAGCGCCGCCGCGGGCGTTGCCCATGTGCATGGGGCCGGTGGGGTTGGCGGAGACGAACTCCACATTGTACTTTGCGCCCTTGCCGTGGTCGGTGCGGCCATACTCCTTGTTTGCGCAGGCACCCAGCACGACGCCGGCCCAGAAGGAGGGGGCAAGGAAGAGGTTGATGAAGCCGGGGCCGGCCACCTCGACCTTGGCAAAGACGCCGCCGGTCAGGTCGGGCAGGTGGGCGATGAGGGCGTCGGCGATCATCTTGGGGGCCTTGCGCCAGGTGCGTGCACCGGCCATGGCGATGTTGGAAGCGATGTCGCCGTTCTTGACGTCGGCGGGGATCTCCACGATGAAGGCGGGCAGCTCAGCCTCGGGCAGAGCACCGTCGGCCATTGCAGCCTTGGCGGCGGCAGTCAGCAGGGCACGGGCCTCGTCCAGCGCGGTCTGCCGGGGGTTGTAGTTCTGGTAGGTCTTTTCAAAGTCGGTCATTGGTATGATTCCTTTCATTTGAGGTGCATATCCTTAGTTGACGTGCTGTACCGTCATTTCCAGCGTGTTGCGGCTGACGATGCGGGCATCG is a genomic window containing:
- the argS gene encoding arginine--tRNA ligase; this translates as MTDFEKTYQNYNPRQTALDEARALLTAAAKAAMADGALPEAELPAFIVEIPADVKNGDIASNIAMAGARTWRKAPKMIADALIAHLPDLTGGVFAKVEVAGPGFINLFLAPSFWAGVVLGACANKEYGRTDHGKGAKYNVEFVSANPTGPMHMGNARGGALGDCLAAVLDWSGYDVTREFYINDAGNQIQKFGKSLAVRYLQQYCGEEAYPLPAECYQGGDIKVLAGEFAEQNGDKYVAACKGMDEETLFESEAFAALKDALVAYALPKNIAALKRDLGKYRIDYDVWFHESTLHESGAVLAVVDKLLELGACYKAEDGAVMYRSAQYAAKYGTVNKKKTDDGTEEEAKDEVLVRANGIPTYFAADIAYHYNKLATRGFAKAIDVWGADHHGHVARMKGAMDAIGLHGEDLDVVLMQMVNLMRDGQPVRMSKRTGNAITLTDLLEEVPIDSARFLFNMHDAGSGIDFDLDQAVKTDNDNPVYYVQYAHARICSILKKMESEGVAFAGAEQIDATLLTEPSEMDLIRMLAAYPQEIVMAAEKYDPSRINRFVIDLASAFHRFYGSCRIQGADPAVQQARLALCIGVKNVIFNALTMFKINVPEKM